The Pieris rapae chromosome 19, ilPieRapa1.1, whole genome shotgun sequence DNA segment GATGCTTTTAAGGTTCAATTAGAGGAGTTGGAAAAGGAAAACGCAACACTTGAAATCTTTATGGAAGAAATGGATAAACTGAGTCTTGATGTGTGTAAAACATCTCAAGAAGCATTGTGGGCATATGTTACAGATACAAGTAAtgatgtaaagaaaaataaaatggttagtttttaagttaaacaaattttagaatgaaacaaaaattatgaatcGAAGCGTTTGGGAAATAATTACTTGGTCCTCTCAAGATGTAAAATCTTGGCTATACTTTGCCTggtgtttttatacatttttctgTAGAGGTGATTCAGTCTTCTGTTCATGATAAGCAGATTTTCTTACGATGTTTCCTTCACTATGCTGGTATTAGTTGGTATAGTATTCATTGCGCATATACTGAAATCAACAATCTACGGCTAGGGTTAGAAAGAATTACTCAGGATTAAAAACCGGATGCTAAACTTCCTGCTCGAATACTGTTGTTCAAGGTGAAGATACTAAAAACTAACTATAGGCTGATTACTTGATTGCCATTAAGTAGTAAACAACAtttacaatagaaaaatatcgtCTATCGTATTTCCTCCACGGGACATTCCCAACTTTAAATAGCaactttctatattatttttaggtaaaaatAGCTGCTGAGGAGGACGAAATCAAACGTCAATAttggaatataataaagagaaaatacaaaagtgaaatcgataataataatgacttaAGATTGAAAAGAAAGCTACGAATAATTAAAGAGAGGGGTACTAATGTTCAAATGCCACAGAGTAAAGTACGTAACTATTTAatgttaagaaattaattagcaATTGGAGCTAGTATGTAGTAGGATATAAATTTGACTAAAAAACTTAGCTCCTAAATATTAGGAATTTCACTAGATTTTACCCACGATGGTTTTCGAGAACACGTTGAATGGTTACAAGAAAGGATTATAAAATGTAGACgcatgtataatttatacattaacttaatgtaaataacattaagttaatattagaGTAAACGCATGTGACGATTTAAATACAAgctcacaaaattaaaataaaggacTAGTAGGTATATCTCATTGTTTTCCGCACACACAAAATGTAATCGAGAATCTACAAATTTTCGAGATACGCTTCGATTGTCTTACAGGAGTCGTTGTTACCAAGAAGACTGTTAGTTTCTATATACAAgttgtttaaatgtaacttgCTTATTTACAGCAACGAGAAGAAATAGATTCGATGCAACGCATTTGGAGTCGAGTTACAGTTTGCGCGTATAAGTCCTCGTGTGACACTGAAGATTCATCTCTAACTATGAATGGTATGTTTTTTCTAATCTTTGGCCATTTCATTCCGCTAGTTTGTTATACatacctatatgtatatacatatcaaAATCTGTTAAGTATACGACATCGAAAGGACTGCTCATTTCAGCCGGGgcttttgattttggtcaaaaGGTCGTTatgttgctttttttatatagatcaggggcaaacgggcaggaggctcatctgatgttacgtgataccgccgcccatggacactctcgatgctagagggctcgcgactgcgttgccggcatttgtaagaatttgtacgctctttttgtgatggaccctaagtcgaattggttcggaaatacttcagtgggcagctggttccacaaagtggtggtgcgcggcaaaaattctaaacgatgtcttcaTAAACGGTGTCGactgtaaaaatattgtgtgtatTACAACTATACAGATAACTCAAACACACCTTTTAGCTTGTTTCATTGATTATTGACTGTTATAAGTTTCAATCAGTCATCAGTGAACTATCAACTGTTAGGTAATTCGTAAGTTGATAAACAAACAGATTCACATATGCCCCTGCTTTATTAGTGGCTTATAGGATTTCCAACTAAAACCTAGCGCATTGTAAAATCCTCAAATGTCAATTAACATTACAGACATTATAACTTTGTTTAAAACGAGCAACAATTCAGAAGAACTAAAGTACTACTGGAAAGCATACAGGGATGCAACAGGAAAGAAAGTACGACcgatatttaaagattatcTCATACGAATGAATACGGCAGCTCAGGTGGAAGGTTTCAAAGATGCGGGTGATATGTGGCGATATAATTATGaagatgatgattttcttaATACAGTTGAGAGACTATGGAATGAAGTTAAGCCATTGTATACCTTATTACACCGttatgtacggtttaagctgAAAGATTTGTATGAACCTGATCTTCAGAAGAACGATGGTTTAATGCCAGGACATACTTTaggtaagtaaatttaaacctaCGATTACTTGCTTTActtaaacaaatgacaatcAATCTCACCaatatgtatcataaaaaaatacatttattttggaacataagatcatcatggtatcacttattccacgtcattaaattcgagcctgttggcatccctactcatcggcaatttattatattgtctaGATATTataatccttttttttaaattacaaacataatatctaTCGAATTTACtctgtttgtatattttgtttaaagttatagttttgtttatgttatagTGAGTTCAAAGCGCCtgatgtaaattaaaaactaatatatattccAGGAAATCTATGGGCCCAAGAATGGCAGGCAATATACCCCATAGTAGTTCCATATCCTGATGTGAAACGGGACAATATCACCAAGTTCACAGCTATGAGTTTATTTGACTCGGTAGATGAATTTTATGTATCCCTGGGCTTTGAAAGCGCTAAAGAGTCCtacgaaaatattaatgaagcACCGACCACGGCTAATTGTCTACCGTCTAGCCATGATATGTGCGACGGTGTGAATTACAGGTAATATTGATATAGTTAACTAGTGTTTTGAAGTcctttttagttttgttatgCATACTTAGAACAGTTTTATATAGTTAAGTTAAAATCTACAATACACTATTGCACTTTTAAAAGTACTAGGTGCAGATAGATTTGTTTcgcatattatatatgtatacatggcaaacgtcgttttgccatgtatatcgtttataataataataggggttgatcgtagaggctTGAAAATTTacggttatatgtattttttaatgctgttgatgcagttgataaaaaaataaaaataaatctaaaaattaaaaaaaataatatttaggggtggactacccttaacatttagggggatgaaaaatagatactGTCcaattctcagacctacccaatatgcacaaaaaatttcgaaatatagctttattgattaaaatattataaacaatacacataataaaatcaataatgtaAGGtccaaatttatattaagcttAGACCTTAGCCATCAGACACTAAGTCAAagttttaaagtgaaactcaAAAtccctatttaaaaaatctggaTTCATAACAAATTCAGTTACAATTTGCAGAGTAACCGAGAACAGATGtttagacaaataatttaagtttttatttaaaaatcttgttCTCTTATTTTTATGTCTCTATTTATATTCAGGATTAAATGGTGTGGGGAAAAGCTGACCGACCCAGTAGTTGGACTCTCACGCGCAGCCAGATTGTTGGGGCATGTCCAGTATTTCCGGCATTATAGTAACTTACAGCCCTTATTCAGAGATGGTCCGAATCCTGGTAactatgattttaaaacaatttaaaaaaatacaagaaatttatataatttaatatgccTCAAGAAGTGAAGAGTCTTgctaatgaattattattggtgtcattaataaacaaaatagtataagtcaatatatatagttaatactCCTAATAAGTTAAGGCATAAATAGTAAAAGAAAGGCTATATTACAAACGTACTTAAGGTGTACTGGCCCTAATACTTTGTTGGTTAATACACAGCGctcagaatatatatatatatatagggtgtatatatatatatatatatatatatatatatatatgtatatatatatatatatatatacggtTATGACGTATAACGATTGGTAGACACAGAAAGCACACCACATAATGTGCTCATTCTTATGTAATGTGTGGTATCGCGCTCACAAAGACACGATTTTGAGAACTAAACATCAAGAGTTTTATACtttactagctgcccccgcgaacttcgtttctccttcaTGCCTAGCCTAACTTTCTAGTACattggaacattttgctatgctaccccagactgttcggtttttcggaaaaaaaaattatttaggttTTTCTGTGTTAACTcagagtttaaattataagttcttaattacaatttaagaataataggggtttgaaagatagataatagccgattctcagacttactgatatgcttaaaaaatttcataagaatcggtcaagTCGTTTCGGAAGGGTATGGGAACGAACATTGTgatacaagaattttatatatcagaTTATATTACCAACTTTTTCTGTTTGGTCAGTTAATTTTACGTGTTCACTGCCACCTTCAATACCAGGAGATTTccaagtgcgttaccggctTTGAAAGTACCGGTATGCTCGTTTCTTAAAGGCATCTAAGTCTTAACTGTCCGAAGTACCTGGAATGGCAGCTAATATAACGAAGTGGTGGTGCAGGGCAAGAAGTACCGTAAAGGCGCTCTTAAAATGCTAGACGTCATGCTGGAACGATATTTATAAAGACGAcctttcaatatttaaaaagttgtcgtaaatattattcattttgaatatagaacATAGTCGAACATCTGATCTACACTCCAAGAATGTCGTTACAGTCAGCTGATATTTTTAGAACAgactgaataaatgaattaactGTACATCTCCCTGGATTTCTTAGAAACAAGTTTTACAAACTTATTGCCATTCTAATCAGTGTAATGTATGGCTTGCGGTATCCCGTATAATTTAACGAGCTTCAACTGCTTGCAAGTAGGAGTTATTTCCTTTATATTGAGAAGGTTTAGTTGTAATACCAAATCTGTTAATTGATCTATGTTTATGTAGACagcgaatttaaaatttttaattgtttttagttataatcTTAGTTAAGAACTTTAAGAGTTCATAGATTAACTGTCATCAACAGATTCGATTCTGTTCAAATGGATATTTTGcgattgaataaaaatgatgactGATGATTGTCTTATGGAGAGAGATCATACCAGTCTGATTGGCAGAAAGTCCCcatttttcatgtttttttttatttaataaaaacaataatatacattcatagATATTTTCCAACATTCATATTTccttaatcaaaattcgccataaaaagttttggtttccggctattactttatatccattgtttaagcattcaatgtgttaaatgaacgatttgtaataaatacgaCAGCGTTAATAAATACGATACATTAAGTTGACTATTGAGCGCAATAACCTTTCAAAGTTAGCAAAAAGCTGGTGTCAAATGCAAAAAAAGTACACTCAAAAGTAACGGGTTATGTTACATCTAATAATTGTGTGTTGGTAGGATAGTTTGACGGCTGGGCATTTAAgagagttatttatattttatttgctttaattaattatttttcaaccaAAAGGGTTTTACAATAATCTTTGTCTCTATGTTATTTGACTTTGTTAATCATTTCGTTAATCGACTTCCTATAATGTATTGGAAAacgttttatgttaaatatagccagtcatttattgataaaatgtaCCTGAAACCTAGAACAAAAAATTTTGAACATAATATGCACTGCAGAAGGCCGTAATAGAATGTCTTTAAAACCTTCAACTCGAATCAATAACAAAATTCATTTGGCACTCTCCGGCACACATCGATAAAAAACTTCAGTGTACATTTTAGTAAATGGGCTAAGATCCTGTTAACTGCTTATTATGGTCGATCGTAAtctttatatagttttataaacgtacaaatataaaagcttttcttaatataactatactcgttaataaaaaaaaaatatttttttgacgtttataagtgtacattatgttaccaacatgaataaatgattttttttattcataacatttctaacattttaatatatcttattagtatattttgattatactAAGCAATACTACGAACGGCAAGCAAAACTGCatcaaaatactatataaaatttattatgtcaGTACTGGTTGGATGCAAGGATATACCTGcaaatggaaaattaataGACATTacgaattatatttgtaacttCCAAATGTTTGCCTAAATTGAGTATGTTGCGGCCTTGATTACCCTTTTTTGATCTCAgattttatatacacattaaattatatagtacTGGCTGATGTATATAAGACTATAATACCTAGTACcattgtttttacatttgtgtCTTCCAAGGTCCATCAACCACTTCCCATTGTatcatgaataaaattacacaataattaactaatttccACATAACTAAGCATAGCTAGTGGTTTTTTTGCAGCATTTCACGACGCCATAAGCGATATTGTTGCGGTTCAGCTGGCGTCACCATGGATCTTAAACCCTCTAGGAAACTgtaaagaattaataattaaccaTCTTCTCTGGCTGGCGTTGGAGAAGATTCCGTTGATGGGCTACGCGTATGCCCTCGATAAATGGAGATGGGATGTTTTTGCTAATAGCACTGAGAACTTGAATGAACATTGGTGGAACATCAGGTATGCAGTTTCGATTACCTTCTTTTTGTAGCTTATGATCTTTTCTGTATGCTATACTTTTGCATACGCCAGATTATGAATACCTCTTAgccttgaaataaattatacaaactagtaaaaaaaaatctcttctGTTCTTTTCTTAGCCTTTAAAAGGAGATGAATGATGAAaactattaacatttttaaacagatTTTGTTGTTACCTTAATACTTAATTGGCACTTACGTTTTttaccatttaatttttttgtgagaTGACATATACTACTAGCTATTAGCTAAGGCAATCAACGAATAAACTAGGATAAGAATTCATGTCAAAGTATTGTTTAGTACATAATCAAAAAGGgtcattaaaactattatattacaGTTTAAAATGATGGAAATTATACCAGTATAGTAAAATATGAAGTGTTTTTAATGATTACCTctccacattaaaaaaataaattaagatcaGCGTCGACTACAAGAAGTAACCTGGGTCTAAATCTATTCAGAAGCTAAAAGAGgcttaaaaaatttgaaagcatgattttaattgatttatccGAAACcccaaaatgtaataaaaatatggataATGTAATAAACGACTCATGTTCATTCGAGGACCGATTACAGTTGTAATTTGCATTAGATACTAACGTGAAGGCGGAAGTATAACGGAATACAAGAATAGTGTGtcaattcataatattattatcatagcTATTTGAGCAATTTTTTGCAT contains these protein-coding regions:
- the LOC110998898 gene encoding angiotensin-converting enzyme, which produces MQGRQESFVLLISLTACFAVQFLTNPTSEMSTDDKSIERSNKTEQSDESGHEIEIDEESKDKKFLDFAMKTVLDPDTVIIKHDDVDAFKVQLEELEKENATLEIFMEEMDKLSLDVCKTSQEALWAYVTDTSNDVKKNKMVKIAAEEDEIKRQYWNIIKRKYKSEIDNNNDLRLKRKLRIIKERGTNVQMPQSKQREEIDSMQRIWSRVTVCAYKSSCDTEDSSLTMNDIITLFKTSNNSEELKYYWKAYRDATGKKVRPIFKDYLIRMNTAAQVEGFKDAGDMWRYNYEDDDFLNTVERLWNEVKPLYTLLHRYVRFKLKDLYEPDLQKNDGLMPGHTLGNLWAQEWQAIYPIVVPYPDVKRDNITKFTAMSLFDSVDEFYVSLGFESAKESYENINEAPTTANCLPSSHDMCDGVNYRIKWCGEKLTDPVVGLSRAARLLGHVQYFRHYSNLQPLFRDGPNPAFHDAISDIVAVQLASPWILNPLGNCKELIINHLLWLALEKIPLMGYAYALDKWRWDVFANSTENLNEHWWNIRISETMISPPSLRNESDLDPASKYHVVSHVQYITYLISHILEFQILRSLCKAVNHTGPLHECSIYRNKEAGKLLSKGMSLGASEDWRSVLEAMTGETELSTEGILEYFAPLQSFLTNETLKFERAYEDLDKSAPIIVGIIVIVLTCLMLLMYCIKKRDKLRNLLSICGLGKNGSLDIVTNELSNNKSNEVHGISEDKV